Genomic window (Musa acuminata AAA Group cultivar baxijiao chromosome BXJ1-9, Cavendish_Baxijiao_AAA, whole genome shotgun sequence):
agaattctcaagatgtAAGTTATTTTGTACGGTGGTAACATAAAAATTTAAGTAAAGAATAAGATCAACTCTTCTAGAAGGTGGAGAGCAGATACCCTCAGAAGAGTACACTGCAACAGCAGATTATACACTAAGGTaacaatttataaaaataaaatagacatGTGAACTTAGCAATATTAAATATCAAGACAAAGCCAAAGGATTACCTATGTTCACCTCTGACAACAGACACCTAAAATATGTTCCACTGTTCTCATCAGTGCTCATTGTTTCTGACTGCTGGTGGTAACAATATATCATAAAGTTTCTAAAATATGATGCAACTTTCAAATTTCAAACCCTCCGGCGAAACAACTGCTCAAGCCGAAAAAAAGGGACACCAATCATCCACCTTTTATCATCATGAGTTTCATGCCAGGCTTGCACTATCTCCTCAATCATGAAGGTTGACCCTGTAATAAAGGAAAGGAACTTAGCAATTTAACCAGCACTGCTGAAAGCGGATTCCAGGGTTTCTAGTAGGCGCTTGTAAATTGTAAGTGCTTAAAGGTCATTTTGGGATGAATGGAGAATGAGAAGATGTTAATGAGGCATctagatgccaaggtccattaatGTAGCAGCTTAAATGGATCTGACAAGAAGATAATGACGTGCCAAGGTCACAAGTTGAGACATCTTAAGCAACACTTCCAAAGCTATCCAAGGACTTGTGAGATGTTTGAACCTCCATGCatataccatatgtgtgtgaattAGCACAAAACATTAGGTGAAGATCCTTGTTACTGTAGTAGTTTCAGTTGAGTGGTTGTCAATGCCTAACACTGCAATATTGTGAGGTTAAATTGCATTTTTATTTCTCAGTACAAAACTAAGTATAAGATCATGAGACTGGTTGTCTATGAATCCAATGTGTCATCGCTATTGCAAAGTTTTACTTGTACTGTGGCACTTATACCTTTACCTATTAATTTTGCAAAAATCAAAGAAGCATAAAATAATAAGGAAAAATGTGTTTCATAAATTTGAATGCACAAAAGCAACATATCATATCACATAAATGAACTGGAGATCCGTTTTTAAGTATGGAGAAAACCTTTTAAAATTTGCACCCGCAGAATTAAAGTGTCTAAAATATGTTCCATCATCCTTGACAAGGAAAAAATTAATTTGACGCATGATCTTGATTAGAAATACTTACCTTCTTGGGAAGTTCTATTCGCACAGTGGTTTTTTGTTATAACAGCAATGTCGACAGGGGAAACTCCGGCTAGTTTAAATTTTTCAACAGCTGCCACAAGGAACTCTTCCCAAATGGGAATACCTAATTTAAATTCCATAACAGACCGTTCATAGAGAATAGTGCCCCATATTCTGTTTATCTGAGACCTCATGTTAGCAGCCTGTTCTGCTGTTTCATCCATAGACAGATCCTTAAAAAAACCATCTAAACCCATCTTCTCCAAGAGGCTTTTATCATCTTTGAGTTCAGAGAGTTCCTTTATCCGTTGCTCCTCCATTTTTTCCCACATGTTTGTTCCTTTTTCCATGTTATCCTCAGCATTGTTGTATAACTCGATGAGTTTTTCTGAAGCCCAGGCCTCTAGGTCTACCTTGCTTCCGAGAACATGACACCATGAAAGTTTTGCTCGCTCAAACTGTTGCAGACCAAGTGCAAGAAAACCTTCATAGAAGTCAGGTTTAATTTTTAGGGCATCTTTGTATCTCTTTCCAGCCTTAATATATTCATCTTGAGCCCACTCATATGCATCTTTCATTTTTTCATGTATTGATTCCTTGGAAGCATCTTCTGACAAGAATAATTTCTTCCTTGCTCGAGACAGATGAATATTTCCCCAATTAAACAATGCAAGTGCTGCCATGTCCTGAAAATTCCCTTCAGCAAGTTCAAAAATTTCCTGGGCTTCTTCACTAGTGATGGTATCTTCTATTGCCTCAGAGGAGAGCTTCATACCAAGCTCACGAAGGTTCACATATGAATCAGAACTGAAACCCAAATAGTTCTTGAATAAGTGAGCAAATTGTATAATCCAGTCATCAACGTAAGTTGGTGAACTCTTCTCCTCATCATTCATGATGCTATGATATTCTGCAACAACATTATGATTTGTTCCTTGCACTGTCGAAGAAGAATTAGTTTCCGCATCTTCAAACCATGGCGCACACTCAGGACTAACTTCTGTTAAATACAGTCGGACTGAACCCTGTGGTTCTGCAGATTGCCTAGCCCACGTTAGCTCTTCAGATGTAGTGATTGTCACCAAGTCACCCTCTCTATCCCTATACTTGATAAGGATGGCCTTTAAGCTTTGAAATTTCCTACCAACGGTCTCCCTTAACCGTAACATGCTGCAGTTAGCTGGTATCTGGGCCCATCTTATATCCTCTGCAAAGACTAGCTTCACCACCCACATAGGTTGTTCCTTAACATCAATGTGTTTCTCCTCTGTGATCACCTTCTCCTCAGCCTTgtggcttctcttcttcttcttcttcttcttctttttcttctttagctTCTCTTTCACTGCTACAACTTCCGTTAGTGAAAGATCTGCATTATCATCTAACACGAAGCCCTTCTTCTCCATCACCTTCTTTACCCTTTCAGATATCTCTAGTGCTGTGATGTTGTTAGGCTCCAAATTCAAGACAACATCAACATCTTTACATGCCAAATCCAATCTACTCAAAGCCTCGAGGCATCTAGcccttttcaagagggctttacTGTACTTGGGTGATGCCTCAAGTGCTAGATTACATTCCTTGATTGCTCGGTGGTACTGCTTTGGTTCCATCTGCATATAACAAGTGGCTATGTTGCTGTGTAGGTACGCTATGTTGGCGTGGTTCTTGGGAAACAGCTTAATAGCATTTTCATATTTAAGCAAAGCCCCTTCATAATCTCTTTTCTGAAATAATTTGTTGCCTTCCT
Coding sequences:
- the LOC135593621 gene encoding protein PHOX1-like, giving the protein MGKPRGKKKKNSGGKNGTESKHARSNEHNPKVFGEGTTIFLDMAHDMKEEGNKLFQKRDYEGALLKYENAIKLFPKNHANIAYLHSNIATCYMQMEPKQYHRAIKECNLALEASPKYSKALLKRARCLEALSRLDLACKDVDVVLNLEPNNITALEISERVKKVMEKKGFVLDDNADLSLTEVVAVKEKLKKKKKKKKKKKRSHKAEEKVITEEKHIDVKEQPMWVVKLVFAEDIRWAQIPANCSMLRLRETVGRKFQSLKAILIKYRDREGDLVTITTSEELTWARQSAEPQGSVRLYLTEVSPECAPWFEDAETNSSSTVQGTNHNVVAEYHSIMNDEEKSSPTYVDDWIIQFAHLFKNYLGFSSDSYVNLRELGMKLSSEAIEDTITSEEAQEIFELAEGNFQDMAALALFNWGNIHLSRARKKLFLSEDASKESIHEKMKDAYEWAQDEYIKAGKRYKDALKIKPDFYEGFLALGLQQFERAKLSWCHVLGSKVDLEAWASEKLIELYNNAEDNMEKGTNMWEKMEEQRIKELSELKDDKSLLEKMGLDGFFKDLSMDETAEQAANMRSQINRIWGTILYERSVMEFKLGIPIWEEFLVAAVEKFKLAGVSPVDIAVITKNHCANRTSQEGSTFMIEEIVQAWHETHDDKRWMIGVPFFRLEQLFRRRV